The Impatiens glandulifera chromosome 3, dImpGla2.1, whole genome shotgun sequence genome contains a region encoding:
- the LOC124930643 gene encoding probable protein phosphatase 2C 55, with the protein MPPSHFSNLTAAFKRGIQRTTGGQESSLKETVGFLVGQGKLLFGNQKLLHTIPFSAFSDLHVLLPPGAVFAAQSNFHLVNRRRNITIVGAISRTFSIPSVSGPSLQVCGYHIDRLLSENSQMTTMAVCGSKSVSGDCSLYNWTSKLGCLAVSLNNSTTPFRNNAVSSNCRKASMSLRNKEQPNSFFVYGFFIYNSMRRHDNSLLGLGFEMNSGFHTSAPACSSTGTAQNVSFDISNREQLTNPATSSEQNHLAGRTLKLISGSCYLPHPDKEETGGEDAHFICSVEQAIGVADGVGGWADHGVDAGLFARELMSHSVDAIREEPKGSIDTARVLEKAHASTKAKGSSTACIIALTEQGLCAINLGDSGFIVVRDGCTVFRSPVQQHDFNFTYQLESGNSGDLPSSGQVFTIPVAPGDVIIAGTDGLFDNLYNNEVTAVVVHAIRAGLGPQVSAQKIAALARQRAQDKNRQTPFSTAAQDAGFRYYGGKLDDITVVVSYIASDNEKAPTSGSSS; encoded by the exons ATGCCACCCTCACATTTCTCTAATCTGACTGCTGCTTTTAAGCGGGGAATACAAAGAACGACTGGAGGTCAAGAAAGCAGCCTCAAAGAAACTGTGGGTTTTCTTGTTGGACAAGGAAAACTATTGTTTGGTAACCAGAAGTTGCTTCACACGATACCTTTTTCAGCTTTTAGTGATCTACATGTGCTTCTACCACCTGGAGCTGTTTTTGCTGCACAATCGAATTTTCATTTGGTAAATAGGAGAAGGAATATTACAATTGTTGGAGCAATCTCCCGTACATTTTCTATTCCGTCGGTGTCTGGCCCTTCATTACAGGTCTGTGGATACCACATTGACCGTTTATTATCTGAAAACTCTCAAATGACAACAATGGCTGTGTGTGGTTCGAAATCTGTTTCTGGTGATTGCTCTTTATACAACTGGACTTCAAAGCTTGGATGTCTTGCAGTCTCTTTGAATAACAGTACAACTCCTTTTCGCAACAATGCAGTTTCCAGTAATTGTAGGAAAGCCAGCATGAGTTTGCGAAATAAGGAACAACCCAATAGCTTCTTTGTCTATGGTTTTTTCATATACAATTCGATGAGAAGACATGACAATTCTCTTCTAGGATTGGGATTTGAAATGAATTCAGGATTCCACACTTCAGCGCCTGCTTGCTCATCCACTGGGACAGCTCAAAATGTGTCTTTTGATATCTCTAATAGAGAGCAGCTTACAAATCCTGCAACATCCTCTGAACA GAATCACCTAGCAGGAAGAACCTTGAAACTAATTTCAGGCTCATGTTACCTGCCTCATCCTGATAAAGAAGAAACTGGTGGAGAGGATGCACATTTTATTTGTTCTGTTGAACAAGCAATTGGTGTAGCTGATGGAGTTGGTGGGTGGGCTGATCATGGTGTTGATGCAGGTCTATTTGCCCGAGAATTGATGTCTCATTCTGTTGATGCAATTAGAGAAGAGCCTAAGGGTTCTATAGATACTGCCAGGGTTTTGGAGAAGGCTCATGCTAGCACAAAAGCAAAGGGATCATCAACTGCTTGCATTATAGCACTTACAGAACAG GGTCTCTGTGCCATTAACTTGGGTGACAGTGGTTTCATAGTGGTTAGAGATGGTTGCACTGTATTCCGGTCTCCAGTTCAGCAGCATGATTTCAATTTTACGTATCAGTTAGAGAGTGGAAACAGCGGTGATCTGCCTAGCTCTGGTCAG GTTTTTACGATTCCTGTTGCACCAggagatgttataattgcaggTACTGATGGTCTCTTTGACAATCTATACAACAATGAAGTAACTGCCGTTGTAGTTCATGCAATTAGAGCTGGCTTAGGTCCACAAGTCTCAGCCCAAAAGATTGCAGCATTGGCTAGGCAACGTGCACAAGATAAAAACCGACAAACTCCATTCTCTACAGCTGCCCAAGATGCTGGCTTTCGCTATTATGGTGGCAAGCTTGATGACATAACTGTCGTTGTTTCCTACATTGCCAGTGACAAT GAGAAGGCTCCAACATCTGGCTCCTCCAGCTAG